One part of the Mesorhizobium loti genome encodes these proteins:
- a CDS encoding Transcriptional regulator, whose translation MMDDLDRRILGALQKNNRLSFAELADLVGSSAASCMRRVNRLRADGVITADISLIDPKALGKSLTVVVTVELDRERLDLVDDFKRAMRAAKEVTQCYMVTGDADFVLIVAVEDVEAFDVFVKTKLYTNPNVRKFKSMITLDRVKFEPRVLV comes from the coding sequence ATGATGGATGACCTTGACCGGCGGATACTCGGCGCCCTCCAAAAAAACAACAGGCTGTCGTTCGCCGAGCTCGCGGACCTCGTCGGATCCTCTGCTGCCTCATGCATGCGCCGCGTCAATAGGTTACGCGCCGATGGCGTTATCACCGCTGATATCTCCCTGATCGATCCCAAGGCGCTCGGGAAGTCGCTGACGGTGGTCGTAACGGTGGAACTCGATCGCGAGCGTTTAGACCTGGTTGACGACTTCAAACGAGCGATGAGGGCGGCAAAAGAAGTCACTCAGTGCTATATGGTGACGGGTGATGCTGACTTCGTTCTTATTGTAGCAGTTGAGGACGTCGAGGCCTTTGACGTTTTTGTAAAGACCAAACTCTACACAAATCCCAATGTCCGCAAGTTCAAGAGCATGATTACGCTGGACCGTGTGAAGTTTGAGCCCCGGGTGCTCGTGTAG
- a CDS encoding Putative TNP2-like transposon protein, whose protein sequence is MRSIDADDELFAAIAGKPHFKLASFVRLRPCVQFFLSNLIVEPFANPDGSLAHGGIRLGRLNGQEFGKHSRRLPVRHHTPQPRRQFHRL, encoded by the coding sequence ATGCGCAGTATCGATGCTGATGACGAACTCTTTGCGGCGATCGCCGGGAAGCCGCATTTCAAGCTGGCGTCGTTCGTGCGTTTGCGCCCTTGCGTACAATTCTTCCTCAGCAACCTGATCGTCGAGCCGTTCGCCAATCCTGATGGTTCGCTTGCGCACGGTGGCATACGTCTCGGTCGGCTCAACGGGCAGGAATTCGGCAAGCACTCTCGCCGCCTGCCGGTACGGCATCATACTCCCCAGCCGCGCCGTCAGTTCCATCGGCTCTGA
- a CDS encoding Sea14 protein, which yields MKWRLWHGRVDRTITDLEQLLERVRASRGDSEFSIARLQSLGLQLLTYIRPNRGAIVN from the coding sequence GTGAAGTGGCGCCTGTGGCATGGGCGGGTCGATCGCACGATCACCGATTTGGAGCAACTCTTGGAGCGGGTGAGGGCTTCGCGAGGAGACAGCGAGTTCTCAATCGCCCGACTTCAAAGCCTCGGCTTGCAGCTCCTGACCTATATCCGTCCGAACCGCGGCGCGATCGTCAACTAA